Proteins encoded in a region of the Manis javanica isolate MJ-LG chromosome 15, MJ_LKY, whole genome shotgun sequence genome:
- the PTHLH gene encoding parathyroid hormone-related protein, with amino-acid sequence MLRRLVRQWSVAVFLLSYSVPSCGRSVEELGRRLKRAVSEHQLLHDKGKSIQDLRRRFFLHHLIAEIHTAEIRATSEVSPNSKPAPNTKNHPSRFGSDDEGRYLTQETNKVETYKEQPLKTPGKKKKGKPGKRKEQEKKKRRTRSAWQNSGMAGSGLEGDHLSDVSATSLELNLRRH; translated from the exons ATGCTGCGGAGGCTGGTTCGGCAGTGGAGCGTCGCGGTGTTCCTGCTGAGCTACTCGGTGCCCTCCTGCGGGCGCTCGGTGGAGGAGCTCGGCCGCCGGCT CAAAAGAGCCGTGTCTGAGCACCAGCTCCTCCACGACAAGGGGAAGTCCATCCAGGACCTGCGGCGACGATTCTTCCTTCACCACCTGATCGCAGAAATCCACACAGCTGAGATCAGAGCTACCTCGGAGGTTTCCCCCAACTCCAAGCCTGCTCCCAACACCAAGAACCACCCCTCCCGATTTGGGTCGGACGATGAGGGCAGATACCTAACTCAGGAAACCAACAAGGTAGAGACATACAAGGAGCAGCCACTGAAGACGCCCGGCAAGAAGAAGAAAGGCAAGCCTGGGAAACGCAAGGAGCAGGAAAAGAAGAAACGGCGAACTCGATCTGCCTGGCAAAACTCTGGCATGGCTGGGAGTGGGCTCGAAGGGGACCACCTGTCTGACGTCTCCGCGACGTCGCTGGAGCTCAATTTACG